A window of Tautonia plasticadhaerens contains these coding sequences:
- a CDS encoding ATPase domain-containing protein translates to MDENCAPHDTCVPTGVPGLDYVLGGGFLRRGFYLLQGDPGSGKTTFALQYLMECGRRGEPGLYVTLTETKADLELACRSHGWALDSVEICDLTRADFNLAGKSDYVVFHPSEVELGETTRQILAEVERTKPQHLVFDGLSELRLLAADPLRYRRQLLSLKHHFEQQGTTVLLLDDRSNPMGHIQPESLVGGNIVLEKYLPGYGGARRRLSVTKVRGADFRDGYHDYEIRKGGVVVHPRLVAAEHHDRFEPKMFASGVANLDKMLEGGLQAGTTTLLLGPAGVGKSTIGMQYVAKALKEGRRAAVFTFDEVIETLFARSEKLCLDGIRGHIASGQLHAQQVDPAELSPGEFADKVSRVVEEGAKVIVIDSLNGYLSAMPEERFLTTHLHELFSYLNQKGVVTIVVVAQHGLLMANAAELDVSYLADTVLLLRYFEVDAQIRQAVSVFKKRTGPHERSLRELLITKSGVQVGEPLRDFRGILTGVPQYEGKVRPLVEGEAGDA, encoded by the coding sequence ATGGATGAGAACTGCGCACCCCACGACACCTGCGTCCCGACCGGGGTCCCCGGCCTAGACTATGTCCTCGGGGGCGGCTTCCTCAGGCGCGGCTTCTATCTCCTGCAGGGCGACCCGGGTTCGGGGAAGACGACCTTCGCGCTCCAGTATCTCATGGAGTGCGGGCGGCGGGGCGAGCCCGGCCTCTACGTGACTCTCACCGAGACCAAGGCCGACCTCGAGCTTGCGTGCCGCTCGCACGGGTGGGCCCTTGATTCGGTCGAGATCTGCGACCTCACCCGGGCCGACTTCAACCTGGCCGGGAAGTCCGACTACGTCGTCTTCCACCCCTCGGAGGTCGAGCTCGGGGAGACGACACGTCAGATCCTCGCCGAGGTCGAGCGCACGAAGCCCCAGCACCTCGTCTTCGACGGCCTCTCGGAGCTCCGGCTCCTCGCCGCCGATCCGCTCCGCTACCGCCGGCAGCTCCTGTCCCTCAAGCACCACTTCGAGCAGCAGGGGACGACGGTCCTCCTCCTCGACGACCGCTCGAACCCCATGGGTCATATCCAGCCCGAGAGCCTGGTGGGGGGCAACATCGTCCTCGAAAAATACCTCCCGGGGTACGGGGGAGCCAGGCGGCGCCTGAGCGTCACGAAGGTCCGCGGGGCGGACTTCCGGGACGGCTACCACGACTACGAGATTCGCAAGGGAGGGGTGGTCGTGCACCCGCGGCTCGTCGCGGCCGAGCACCACGACCGGTTCGAGCCAAAAATGTTCGCGAGCGGGGTCGCAAACCTCGACAAGATGCTCGAGGGCGGTCTCCAGGCCGGCACGACGACGCTCCTCCTCGGCCCGGCCGGCGTGGGCAAGTCGACCATCGGGATGCAGTACGTCGCCAAGGCCCTGAAGGAGGGGCGAAGGGCCGCGGTCTTCACCTTCGACGAGGTCATCGAGACCCTCTTCGCCCGGTCGGAAAAGCTTTGCCTGGACGGCATTCGCGGGCACATCGCGTCGGGTCAGCTCCACGCCCAGCAAGTCGACCCGGCCGAGCTCTCACCGGGCGAGTTCGCCGACAAGGTGAGTCGCGTCGTCGAGGAGGGGGCAAAGGTCATCGTGATCGACAGCTTGAACGGCTACCTCTCGGCGATGCCCGAGGAGCGGTTCCTGACCACGCACCTCCACGAGCTCTTCTCGTACCTGAACCAAAAAGGGGTGGTGACGATCGTCGTCGTGGCGCAGCACGGGCTCCTCATGGCCAACGCGGCGGAGCTGGACGTCAGCTACCTCGCCGACACCGTGCTCCTGCTCCGCTACTTCGAGGTCGACGCCCAGATCCGCCAGGCCGTGAGCGTCTTCAAGAAGCGGACCGGCCCGCACGAGCGGAGCTTGCGTGAGCTGCTCATCACGAAGAGTGGCGTGCAGGTCGGCGAGCCGCTCCGGGATTTCCGCGGCATCCTGACCGGCGTCCCGCAGTACGAGGGGAAGGTGAGGCCCCTGGTGGAGGGGGAGGCGGGCGATGCCTGA
- a CDS encoding ATP-binding protein: MPDDSDEGRRLARRVLMLAPTPRDAAMAQSILAESGIESAVFDSFSRLSEAIEAGAGTLVLMEEFFASDDARGLLEILARQPAWSSLPLIVFSSGRPGLSQVGPILRSLPSVVLLERPVRIEPLVSAVRAALSAREKQYEIHRHLEELERSGEAIRRSEAKLRFLAELDAETRPLSEPSAITSLTARLLGEHLGVDRCAYAEVEGEDVFVITGNYLRDVPSIVGRWPVAAFGRECARQMLANEPYVVTDTDTDPRIGPDDLPAYRATTIRAVICVPLHKAGRFTAAMAVHQTTPRGWTPEEVELVQLVVSRVWESLERARAVRGLRESEQRYRTLAENVQQLFWTCLPDGRCDYLSRQWVDYTGILEEDQLGLAWLSLVIHPDDRERTLKVWMDAVQDRATYDVNYRIRGADGGYRWFKTRGTPIRGDSGTIVKWFGTCTDIDVQVKAEESLRESDRKKDEFLAMLAHELRNPLSAVGNAVQVVRRSQAPEHLEWAKDVIDKHVQSLTRMIDDLLDVSRITRGKIELKKETLDVLPVLGDAVETVRPLIDDRGHDLTIAHSSHPMWVSADPQRLEQVVVNLLNNAAKYTEAGGKITLSARPDAGSVAITVADNGSGIPPEKIPEMFQLFAQGDRSIARTEGGLGIGLTLVKNLVEMHGGSVTARSDGVGKGSEFTVRLPAVGAPRAERPAKAAGGVERPQTGARVLVVDDNEDSARGLVRLLTMLGHDVEAALDGPSAIEAALRHRPEFVLLDIGLPGMDGYEVAERLRAEGFTDATIIDVSGYGEEAARKRSRDAGFNHHLVKPVDYDRLVALIRREH, from the coding sequence ATGCCTGACGATTCCGACGAAGGGCGTCGGCTCGCGCGGCGCGTGCTCATGCTCGCGCCCACGCCCCGGGACGCCGCGATGGCCCAGAGCATCCTGGCCGAGTCGGGGATCGAGTCGGCCGTCTTCGACTCGTTCTCAAGGCTCTCCGAAGCGATCGAGGCGGGCGCAGGGACCCTGGTCCTGATGGAGGAGTTCTTCGCCTCCGACGACGCGAGGGGGCTGCTCGAGATACTCGCCAGGCAGCCGGCGTGGTCGAGCCTGCCGCTCATCGTCTTCTCTTCCGGCAGGCCGGGGCTCTCGCAGGTGGGTCCGATCTTACGCTCGCTCCCGAGCGTGGTGCTCCTTGAGCGACCGGTCCGTATCGAGCCGCTTGTCAGCGCCGTCCGCGCCGCACTGTCGGCGAGGGAGAAGCAGTACGAGATCCACCGCCATCTCGAGGAACTCGAGCGATCCGGAGAAGCGATCCGCCGCAGCGAAGCGAAGCTCCGCTTCCTCGCGGAGCTCGATGCCGAAACGCGGCCCCTCTCCGAACCCTCCGCGATTACATCGCTCACGGCACGGCTCCTTGGCGAGCACCTGGGCGTCGACCGCTGCGCCTACGCCGAAGTCGAGGGCGAGGACGTCTTCGTCATCACGGGCAATTACCTGCGGGATGTGCCGAGCATCGTCGGCCGCTGGCCGGTCGCCGCGTTCGGGCGCGAGTGCGCCCGGCAGATGCTCGCAAACGAGCCGTACGTCGTCACCGATACCGACACGGATCCTCGAATCGGCCCGGACGACCTGCCCGCGTACCGGGCCACGACCATCCGGGCGGTCATCTGTGTCCCGCTCCACAAGGCGGGCAGGTTCACGGCCGCGATGGCGGTCCACCAGACGACCCCGCGAGGCTGGACCCCGGAGGAAGTCGAGCTCGTCCAGTTGGTGGTGTCCCGGGTCTGGGAGTCGCTCGAGCGGGCGAGGGCCGTGAGGGGTCTTCGCGAGAGCGAGCAACGCTACCGGACGCTGGCCGAGAACGTGCAGCAGCTCTTCTGGACCTGCCTCCCCGACGGGCGCTGCGACTACCTGAGCCGCCAGTGGGTCGACTACACCGGCATCCTCGAGGAAGACCAACTCGGCCTCGCCTGGCTCTCGCTCGTGATCCATCCGGACGACCGCGAGCGGACGCTGAAGGTCTGGATGGACGCGGTCCAGGACCGCGCGACCTACGACGTCAATTATCGGATCCGGGGGGCCGACGGCGGCTACCGGTGGTTCAAGACCCGGGGAACTCCCATCCGCGGCGACTCGGGCACCATCGTCAAATGGTTCGGCACGTGCACCGACATCGACGTGCAGGTGAAGGCGGAGGAGTCGCTGCGCGAGTCGGACCGGAAGAAGGACGAGTTCCTGGCGATGCTGGCCCACGAGCTCAGGAACCCGCTCTCCGCCGTCGGGAACGCCGTGCAGGTGGTCCGGAGGAGCCAGGCGCCTGAGCACCTGGAGTGGGCCAAGGACGTCATCGACAAGCACGTGCAGTCGCTCACGCGGATGATCGACGACCTGCTCGACGTCTCGCGCATCACGCGCGGCAAGATCGAGCTCAAGAAGGAGACCCTGGATGTGCTCCCCGTCCTCGGCGACGCGGTCGAGACCGTGCGACCGCTGATCGACGACCGGGGGCACGACCTCACCATCGCCCACTCCTCCCACCCCATGTGGGTCTCGGCCGACCCTCAGCGGCTCGAGCAGGTCGTCGTGAACCTGCTCAACAACGCGGCCAAGTACACCGAGGCGGGCGGCAAGATCACGCTCTCGGCCCGGCCCGACGCCGGCTCGGTCGCCATCACCGTGGCCGACAACGGCAGCGGCATCCCGCCCGAGAAGATCCCCGAGATGTTCCAGCTCTTCGCACAGGGGGACCGCTCGATCGCCCGCACGGAAGGGGGCCTGGGGATCGGGCTCACGCTCGTCAAGAATCTCGTCGAGATGCACGGCGGCAGCGTCACGGCCCGGAGCGATGGCGTCGGCAAGGGGAGCGAGTTCACCGTCCGGCTCCCCGCCGTGGGGGCCCCCAGAGCGGAGCGGCCCGCGAAGGCCGCCGGGGGAGTGGAGCGACCGCAGACGGGCGCACGCGTGCTGGTGGTCGACGACAACGAGGACTCCGCCCGCGGACTGGTGAGGCTCCTCACGATGCTGGGCCACGACGTCGAGGCGGCGCTAGACGGCCCCTCGGCGATCGAGGCGGCGCTGCGGCACCGGCCCGAGTTCGTGCTCCTGGACATCGGCCTGCCCGGGATGGACGGCTACGAGGTGGCCGAGAGGCTGCGGGCCGAGGGCTTCACCGACGCGACGATCATCGACGTCTCGGGCTACGGGGAAGAGGCGGCGAGGAAGCGTTCGCGCGATGCCGGATTCAACCACCACCTCGTCAAGCCGGTGGATTACGACCGGCTGGTGGCCCTCATCCGCAGGGAGCATTGA
- a CDS encoding J domain-containing protein: MILLFGHRRGADPDVDLDEVDPQPILDMDEMPSYYCILGRDSRGRRIFRSRYADGRIGYFYFDREVSEARRLGKTTLRETTEHRRPDGESPLALGWKGFDADSSPWEILGVARDSSIKEIKAAYRRLITKFHPDRYQNLSSDEIADLERDTKLIHAAYAKLAKS; encoded by the coding sequence ATGATCCTGCTCTTCGGTCACCGAAGGGGAGCCGACCCCGACGTCGACCTCGACGAAGTCGATCCGCAACCAATCTTGGACATGGACGAGATGCCCTCCTATTACTGCATCCTCGGAAGGGACAGCCGGGGCCGTCGAATCTTCAGGTCGCGGTACGCCGACGGGCGAATCGGCTACTTCTATTTTGACAGAGAAGTGTCCGAAGCCCGCAGGCTCGGAAAGACGACGCTCCGCGAAACGACCGAACACCGACGTCCGGACGGCGAGTCCCCTCTAGCCCTCGGGTGGAAGGGGTTCGATGCAGATTCCTCGCCCTGGGAAATCCTGGGGGTCGCCCGCGACTCCTCGATCAAGGAGATCAAGGCCGCCTACCGCCGATTGATCACGAAGTTCCACCCGGATCGCTACCAAAACCTCTCCTCAGACGAGATCGCAGACCTCGAGCGGGACACCAAGTTGATCCATGCCGCGTACGCCAAGCTGGCGAAGTCGTAG
- a CDS encoding IS630 family transposase (programmed frameshift), producing the protein MKKYIVTLTADERQALLDLISAGKASALKLAHARILLKADAAEGGPAWPDDRIAEAVEVSVATIERVRQRFVEQGLEAALVRKTQARPSRQRALDGRAEAKLIALACSEPPDGRKAWTMRLLADKLVELEIVPSISDETVRRSLKKGELRPHLKQQWCIPPEANAEFVAAMEDVLEVYHRPYDETRPLVCLDEASKQLIGETVVPIPAAPGRLERFDHEYVRNGTANLFMVTMPLLGWRAVHVTERRTALDFAEVVRWLVEEVHEEAEKVVLVMDNLNTHKIASLYEAFPPERARRIAGKLEIHHTPKHGSWLNMAEIELSVLARQCLDRRIGSSEELKREVAAWEEDRNERMVGIRWQFTTADARIKLHRLYPATQ; encoded by the exons ATGAAGAAGTACATCGTGACGCTCACCGCCGACGAACGCCAGGCCCTCCTCGATCTCATCTCCGCCGGCAAGGCCTCCGCTCTGAAACTGGCCCATGCCCGCATCCTCCTCAAGGCTGATGCCGCCGAGGGCGGGCCCGCCTGGCCCGACGACCGCATCGCCGAGGCCGTCGAGGTCTCTGTCGCCACCATCGAGCGGGTCCGCCAGCGGTTCGTCGAGCAGGGCCTGGAGGCCGCCCTGGTCCGCAAGACGCAGGCCCGTCCCAGCCGCCAGCGGGCCCTCGACGGCCGGGCCGAGGCGAAGTTGATCGCCCTGGCCTGCTCGGAGCCCCCCGACGGCCGCAAGGCCTGGACGATGCGATTGCTGGCCGACAAGCTCGTCGAGTTGGAGATCGTCCCCTCGATCTCCGACGAGACGGTGCGCCGCTCTTTGAAAAAAG GCGAACTGAGGCCGCATCTGAAGCAGCAGTGGTGCATCCCGCCGGAGGCGAACGCCGAGTTCGTGGCGGCGATGGAGGACGTGCTGGAGGTCTACCACCGGCCCTACGACGAGACGCGACCGCTGGTCTGCCTCGACGAGGCGAGCAAGCAACTGATCGGCGAGACGGTCGTGCCGATCCCGGCAGCGCCAGGGCGGCTCGAGCGGTTCGATCACGAATACGTCCGCAACGGGACGGCCAACCTGTTCATGGTGACGATGCCGCTGCTGGGGTGGCGTGCGGTCCACGTCACCGAGCGTCGGACGGCGTTGGACTTCGCCGAGGTGGTGCGTTGGCTGGTGGAGGAGGTGCACGAGGAGGCGGAGAAGGTCGTGCTGGTGATGGACAACCTGAACACGCACAAGATCGCCTCGCTGTACGAGGCGTTCCCGCCGGAGCGGGCCCGTCGGATCGCCGGGAAGTTGGAGATCCACCACACGCCGAAGCACGGGAGTTGGCTGAACATGGCGGAGATCGAACTGTCGGTGCTGGCGAGGCAGTGCCTGGACCGGCGGATCGGGTCGAGCGAGGAACTGAAGCGGGAGGTCGCGGCGTGGGAGGAGGACCGCAACGAGCGGATGGTGGGCATTCGGTGGCAGTTCACCACGGCGGATGCCCGGATCAAACTGCACCGACTATACCCGGCAACTCAATAG
- a CDS encoding transposase, with the protein MLRRIVERAEQRKARLAFLDGSGSPLEPVARRTYAPGGKAPIQGAWHRKGRISAISAVAVSPVRRRPNLVFLLLPDNANAHGRDTTAFLAQLRGRPRGPMTILWDQSKIHERSSVVKAYLARHPGIVTEDFPGYAPEANPDEGVWGWTKYHRLPNYAPEDTNELRTHLWHELSSLRRRRDLLASFVRHAEIPLTLQL; encoded by the coding sequence GTGCTGCGCCGGATCGTCGAGCGGGCCGAGCAGCGGAAGGCCCGACTCGCCTTCCTCGACGGGTCGGGGTCCCCGCTCGAGCCGGTGGCCCGCCGCACCTACGCCCCCGGGGGAAAGGCCCCGATCCAGGGGGCGTGGCATCGCAAGGGCCGGATCTCGGCGATCAGCGCCGTGGCCGTCAGCCCGGTGCGGCGGCGGCCCAACCTCGTCTTCCTGCTGCTGCCGGACAATGCCAACGCCCACGGCAGGGACACGACCGCCTTCCTGGCCCAGTTGCGGGGCCGGCCCCGGGGGCCGATGACGATCCTCTGGGACCAGAGCAAGATCCATGAGCGATCGTCGGTCGTGAAGGCGTACCTGGCGAGGCACCCGGGGATCGTCACCGAGGACTTCCCCGGCTATGCCCCCGAGGCGAACCCCGACGAGGGGGTCTGGGGTTGGACCAAGTACCACCGGCTGCCGAACTATGCCCCCGAGGACACGAACGAGCTACGCACCCACCTGTGGCACGAGTTGTCGTCCCTGCGGAGGCGTCGTGACCTGCTCGCCTCCTTCGTCAGGCACGCCGAAATACCCCTGACACTCCAGTTGTAG
- a CDS encoding winged helix-turn-helix domain-containing protein, whose product MRPIGTAEELERRRRRAVELVKQGESPAKVAYFLGCGRSSVYTWVKLDREAPERLVARPHPGPTPRLTNEQVGELEGLLLQGARAHGWPNDLWNAHRVAEVIRRRFGVEYHVEHARKLIRRRLNRAGQRPQRRAKQRNEEGIAR is encoded by the coding sequence ATGAGACCCATCGGGACCGCCGAAGAACTCGAACGCCGCCGCCGCCGGGCCGTGGAACTGGTCAAGCAGGGGGAGTCGCCCGCCAAGGTCGCCTACTTCCTCGGCTGCGGGCGCTCCTCCGTCTACACCTGGGTGAAGCTCGACCGGGAGGCCCCCGAACGCCTGGTCGCCAGGCCGCACCCCGGCCCGACGCCCCGGCTGACCAACGAGCAGGTCGGCGAGTTGGAGGGCCTGCTGCTCCAGGGTGCCAGGGCCCACGGCTGGCCCAACGACCTCTGGAACGCCCACCGGGTCGCCGAGGTCATCCGCCGCCGCTTCGGCGTGGAGTACCACGTCGAGCACGCCCGCAAGCTCATCCGACGGCGGCTGAACCGGGCCGGCCAGAGGCCGCAGAGGCGGGCCAAGCAGCGCAACGAGGAGGGGATCGCCCGCTGA
- the nusG gene encoding transcription termination/antitermination protein NusG, which translates to MAILEVDDQPRTRGELAQIHQMLSSGLPVAPEPEYPVGSRVRILSGPLMGMVGTVVRRGNRDHFVAVVHFLGRGAMVEPGTWQVEAAGD; encoded by the coding sequence GTGGCCATCCTGGAGGTCGACGACCAGCCCCGGACCCGGGGGGAGCTGGCCCAGATCCACCAGATGCTCTCCTCGGGCCTGCCGGTGGCCCCCGAGCCGGAGTACCCGGTGGGCAGCCGGGTCCGGATCCTGAGCGGGCCGCTGATGGGGATGGTCGGCACGGTGGTCCGTCGGGGCAATCGCGACCACTTCGTCGCCGTCGTCCATTTCCTCGGCCGGGGGGCCATGGTCGAGCCGGGGACCTGGCAGGTCGAGGCGGCCGGGGACTGA
- a CDS encoding DUF7133 domain-containing protein yields the protein MDGYLYVAVGDKGVYGAVGTDGRRVDLYGGGVLRLRPDGTDLEVYCTGVRNILDVALDAEDEIFTYDNTDEHDWMSRLTHMVDGGEYGYPFDFVPRRPYTLWMMADYGGGAATGALCYTEDALPAEYRGNLFLADFGKRQVLRVVPRRDGATFRADSRSDVFSDPPGDFRPVGIAVAPDGLGLYICDWQHADTKEAVSVGRLLRLTYTGPSHARTRPSWFLDAACGRPCRASLDELVVALSHPARSVREVAQRRLAERGAGAVAALVRLLGDVDAPLTSVAPAIDKDL from the coding sequence ATGGACGGCTACCTCTACGTGGCCGTCGGCGACAAGGGCGTCTACGGGGCGGTGGGCACCGACGGTAGGCGGGTGGACCTGTACGGCGGCGGCGTCCTCCGGCTGCGGCCCGACGGCACCGACCTGGAGGTCTACTGCACGGGCGTCCGCAACATCCTCGACGTGGCCCTCGACGCCGAGGACGAGATCTTCACCTACGACAACACCGACGAGCACGACTGGATGTCCCGCCTGACCCACATGGTCGACGGCGGCGAGTACGGCTATCCGTTCGACTTCGTGCCGCGGCGCCCTTATACGCTCTGGATGATGGCCGACTACGGCGGCGGGGCGGCCACCGGGGCACTCTGCTACACCGAAGACGCCCTGCCCGCCGAGTACCGAGGCAACCTGTTCCTGGCCGACTTCGGCAAGCGGCAGGTCCTGCGGGTCGTCCCGCGGCGCGACGGGGCGACGTTCCGGGCCGACTCGAGGTCGGACGTCTTCTCGGACCCGCCCGGCGACTTCCGCCCGGTCGGGATCGCGGTCGCGCCCGACGGCCTGGGCCTCTACATCTGCGACTGGCAGCACGCCGACACCAAGGAGGCGGTCTCGGTCGGTCGCCTGCTGCGATTGACGTACACCGGCCCGAGTCATGCCCGCACCAGGCCCTCCTGGTTCCTCGACGCCGCGTGCGGGCGGCCCTGCCGGGCGAGCCTCGACGAGCTGGTCGTCGCCCTGTCGCATCCCGCCCGATCGGTCCGGGAGGTCGCCCAGCGGCGACTGGCCGAGCGGGGCGCGGGGGCGGTCGCCGCCTTGGTCCGGCTGCTGGGAGACGTCGACGCCCCCCTGACTTCGGTGGCTCCGGCCATTGATAAGGATCTTTAA
- a CDS encoding IS701 family transposase, with product MSKTYTPELPPDVLQRLDAYAARFRPDFARARQAAWAHVYLHGLLIDGERKSIEPLSRRVALPAGLDVADPEQALQQFVNQAAWDERDVWRRHRAVMAEAFASPRGIFVFDDTSFPEQGKHSVGVQRQYCGALGKRANCQVAPSVRYVSPEGHCPLAMRLYLPGRWLGDEERLDEAGVPEPERRPLSKGQIALELLDRVRAEGLPGRFVVADAGYGVSGDFRDGLEQRRLRYIVGVTDELVGFTAPPSWEEPKAGTGGRPRKRHRLAEGAPRPMNLKELAARTPRHKGTWREGTKGKLSGRFAWLRVWPASGWATGECVGAEPVRLLIEEQADGKIKYAVSNLPPRTSRIKAVRLWKSRWPVEQGYQQMKEELGLDHFEGRSWRGFHHHACLVMLAYGFLASEQRRARRGRSRPGKKGGAEVR from the coding sequence ATGAGCAAGACCTACACCCCCGAACTTCCCCCCGACGTCCTGCAACGCCTCGACGCCTACGCCGCCCGGTTCCGGCCCGACTTCGCCCGCGCCCGGCAGGCCGCCTGGGCCCACGTCTATCTCCACGGCCTGCTCATCGACGGCGAACGCAAGAGCATCGAGCCCCTCTCCCGACGCGTCGCCCTGCCCGCCGGCCTGGACGTCGCCGACCCCGAGCAGGCCCTGCAGCAGTTCGTCAACCAGGCCGCCTGGGACGAGCGGGATGTCTGGAGGCGCCATCGCGCCGTCATGGCCGAGGCCTTCGCCTCGCCGAGGGGCATCTTCGTCTTCGACGACACCAGCTTCCCCGAGCAGGGCAAGCACTCCGTCGGGGTCCAGCGGCAGTATTGCGGCGCGTTGGGCAAGCGGGCCAACTGCCAGGTGGCCCCCTCGGTCCGCTACGTCAGCCCCGAGGGCCACTGCCCGCTGGCGATGCGGCTCTACCTGCCGGGACGCTGGCTGGGCGACGAGGAGCGGCTCGACGAGGCCGGCGTACCCGAGCCCGAACGCCGCCCGCTGAGCAAGGGGCAGATCGCCCTGGAGTTGCTCGACCGGGTGCGTGCCGAGGGCCTGCCGGGCCGCTTCGTCGTGGCCGACGCCGGCTACGGCGTCTCGGGCGACTTCCGCGACGGCCTGGAGCAGCGGCGGCTGCGGTACATCGTCGGGGTCACCGACGAGCTGGTCGGCTTCACCGCGCCGCCGAGTTGGGAGGAGCCGAAGGCCGGCACGGGCGGCCGACCGCGCAAGCGGCATCGCCTGGCCGAGGGCGCGCCGCGGCCGATGAACTTGAAGGAATTGGCCGCGAGGACGCCGCGGCACAAGGGGACGTGGCGTGAGGGGACCAAGGGCAAGCTGTCGGGTCGCTTCGCCTGGCTTCGGGTCTGGCCGGCGTCCGGCTGGGCCACCGGCGAGTGCGTCGGGGCAGAGCCGGTGCGGTTGTTGATCGAGGAGCAGGCCGACGGGAAGATCAAGTATGCCGTCAGCAACTTGCCGCCACGGACTAGCCGGATCAAGGCGGTGCGGCTCTGGAAGAGCCGCTGGCCGGTGGAGCAGGGCTACCAGCAGATGAAGGAGGAGTTGGGCCTGGATCACTTCGAGGGCCGCTCCTGGCGGGGCTTCCACCACCACGCCTGCCTGGTGATGCTGGCCTACGGCTTCCTGGCATCGGAACAGCGACGAGCCCGTCGGGGGCGATCCCGGCCGGGCAAAAAGGGGGGCGCCGAGGTCCGGTGA